In Persicimonas caeni, a single window of DNA contains:
- a CDS encoding AAA family ATPase, which translates to MANLTPKAFVALHLAGASQLWADVPEAMPAAVERLDRLVARTLDEDSGELVATHRADTIAVFDSPDEAIAWACRLQRELLQCDWSPRLLEHPLAAESRDDDDRLVFRGLRLGLGVELGTPVRRLHWRDGQVQLVGEVVDRACDYAQRAAAGGIVAGAEAVHALEEGAALDLEIDELAADVGPPLYAITARELSWRRQQSALQATSRRTNLPSYRTRFFGRAAELAVIARLADEGASWVSLIGTAGIGKTRLAVEFARRSLQDRTDGGREAWFCDLSEAAGVADALYVIARVMEVQLPLSDEIEVLADRLESSVAGRGDVLLLIDNAEDLIDELAPVLEGWLEESEGLLLVVTSRRRAGHRLETAVELDSLGRDAARILLEDRLATPRGVQVRFGAQDRPALQEIVERCGELPLAIELVAASGRRLTPRQLLRAWQEDEADTPMSRLQQAIARTFEMIQPFEQHALLQCSIFAGGFTVESAADVVDLSSFDDAPAVSDVLETLHNHSLLRSRAGRDSAEETRLSMYEPVRGFATALLDAEAAEEARGRHAAHFVRWSKKAVAGLEGAAETDWIGRLTEELPNLIAAYEHSLECDPDSAVRLVIVLGELDKRVGPLGGQKERADQAVVLAEEVADDALLAEALVVRGQTCMWIHKYDGAADDFARAQELVRESGDASVLTRALLGRTFAVGHRGHYREGLEYAKQAYDVARGSGTLDEIAALAWCGVMLGSLERDDEGVRRFSEALVLARQLGNPSMLARVLSSLGTAIGGDQPAEGRRYLNEALEIFRTQGNRRRATVALFELARVAGWEGDHRREERYYDEALVEGASIGVSQYEALLLHGRARSRFMRGQYTRAEDDLISALAKVQNQAYLDLSVWIWSYLGACYAALDRLAEAEKFFARAEEAIEDTDAAKLAVVLEVLRGFQVAANARKLYGADDFEAAEAELERAYACCEYPGQEGVPHVNEAHAIARALREALDMQVEQGLVPPHVAPTRRVLQLGPDARWFAIDRGEHVDISRRGALRKILAALVDRRFDAPGEPMSVDDVMAAGWPDEVLTPSSGARRVYSTINRMRDLGLDEVLQTVDDGYMIDPAVTPVRSKHHD; encoded by the coding sequence ATGGCGAACCTGACCCCGAAAGCCTTTGTCGCGCTGCACCTGGCAGGCGCCAGCCAGTTGTGGGCCGATGTGCCCGAGGCGATGCCGGCGGCGGTCGAGAGGCTCGACAGATTGGTGGCTCGTACGCTCGACGAGGACTCGGGAGAGCTCGTGGCGACGCATCGCGCTGACACGATTGCGGTCTTCGATTCACCCGACGAGGCGATCGCCTGGGCGTGCCGGCTGCAACGCGAGCTCCTCCAATGCGACTGGTCTCCCAGGCTCCTCGAGCATCCACTCGCCGCCGAGAGCCGCGACGATGACGATCGGCTCGTCTTTCGCGGGCTGCGTCTCGGGTTGGGCGTCGAGTTGGGCACGCCGGTCAGGCGTCTGCACTGGCGAGACGGTCAGGTGCAGCTGGTCGGCGAGGTGGTCGATCGCGCCTGTGACTACGCCCAGCGAGCCGCCGCCGGCGGCATCGTGGCGGGCGCCGAGGCGGTCCACGCCCTCGAAGAGGGCGCCGCGCTCGACCTCGAGATCGACGAGCTGGCCGCCGATGTAGGCCCGCCGCTCTACGCGATCACGGCGCGCGAGCTCTCCTGGCGGCGCCAGCAAAGCGCGCTGCAGGCGACGTCGCGTCGGACGAACCTACCCTCCTACCGCACCCGGTTTTTCGGACGCGCCGCCGAGTTGGCCGTCATCGCCCGACTCGCCGATGAAGGGGCCTCGTGGGTCAGCTTGATCGGCACGGCCGGCATCGGAAAGACGCGCTTGGCCGTCGAGTTTGCCAGGCGATCGCTCCAAGACCGCACCGACGGGGGGCGCGAAGCGTGGTTTTGCGACCTGAGTGAGGCGGCCGGTGTTGCCGACGCGCTCTACGTGATCGCGCGAGTGATGGAGGTGCAACTGCCGCTCTCCGACGAAATCGAAGTGCTCGCCGACCGCCTCGAGAGCAGCGTGGCTGGGCGCGGCGACGTGTTACTGCTGATCGACAACGCCGAAGATCTCATCGACGAGCTCGCGCCGGTGTTGGAGGGCTGGCTCGAGGAGAGCGAGGGCTTGTTGCTCGTCGTCACCAGCCGGCGGCGCGCCGGGCATCGCCTCGAGACCGCCGTCGAGCTCGACTCGCTCGGCCGCGACGCGGCGCGCATCCTCCTCGAAGATCGCCTCGCCACCCCGCGCGGCGTGCAGGTGCGCTTCGGCGCTCAGGATCGCCCGGCGCTCCAGGAGATCGTCGAGCGCTGCGGTGAGCTTCCGCTGGCGATCGAGCTGGTGGCGGCGAGCGGCCGGCGGTTGACCCCGCGCCAGCTTCTGCGCGCTTGGCAGGAGGACGAGGCCGACACGCCCATGTCGCGCCTGCAGCAGGCGATCGCGCGCACCTTCGAGATGATCCAGCCTTTCGAGCAACACGCCTTGTTGCAGTGCTCCATCTTCGCCGGTGGCTTCACCGTCGAGTCGGCTGCCGACGTCGTCGATCTGTCGAGCTTCGACGACGCCCCGGCGGTCAGCGACGTGCTCGAGACGCTGCACAACCATTCGCTGTTGCGCTCGCGCGCCGGGCGTGACTCGGCCGAGGAGACCCGGCTGTCGATGTACGAGCCCGTGCGTGGCTTTGCGACCGCCCTACTCGACGCGGAGGCTGCCGAAGAGGCGCGTGGGCGGCACGCCGCACATTTCGTACGCTGGTCGAAGAAGGCCGTCGCCGGGCTCGAGGGGGCTGCAGAGACCGACTGGATTGGCCGGCTCACCGAAGAGTTGCCCAACCTGATCGCGGCCTACGAGCATAGCCTCGAGTGCGACCCGGACTCGGCGGTGCGCCTGGTCATCGTGCTCGGCGAGCTCGACAAGCGCGTCGGGCCGCTCGGCGGTCAAAAAGAGCGCGCCGATCAGGCGGTCGTCTTGGCCGAAGAGGTCGCCGACGACGCGCTTCTGGCCGAGGCGCTCGTCGTGCGCGGTCAGACCTGCATGTGGATTCACAAATACGACGGCGCGGCCGACGATTTCGCGCGCGCGCAGGAACTCGTCCGTGAGTCGGGTGACGCCTCGGTGCTGACGCGCGCGCTCTTGGGGCGCACCTTCGCGGTGGGTCACCGCGGCCATTATCGCGAGGGCCTCGAGTACGCCAAACAGGCATACGACGTCGCCCGCGGCAGCGGCACGCTCGACGAGATCGCCGCGCTGGCCTGGTGCGGGGTCATGCTCGGCAGCCTCGAGCGGGACGACGAGGGCGTGCGCCGGTTCAGCGAGGCGCTGGTGCTCGCCCGCCAGTTGGGCAACCCCAGCATGCTGGCGCGGGTGCTCTCCTCGTTGGGCACCGCCATCGGCGGCGACCAGCCCGCCGAGGGGCGGCGCTACTTGAACGAGGCGCTCGAGATCTTCCGCACTCAGGGCAACCGCCGCCGAGCGACCGTGGCGCTCTTCGAACTCGCCCGCGTGGCCGGATGGGAGGGCGATCACCGCCGTGAGGAGCGCTATTACGACGAGGCGCTGGTCGAGGGCGCCTCGATCGGTGTGTCCCAATACGAGGCGTTACTGTTGCACGGGCGGGCGCGCTCCCGGTTCATGCGTGGCCAATACACCCGCGCCGAAGACGACCTCATCAGCGCCCTTGCCAAGGTGCAGAACCAGGCGTACCTCGATTTGAGCGTCTGGATCTGGTCGTACCTGGGGGCCTGCTACGCCGCGCTCGACCGATTGGCCGAAGCCGAGAAATTCTTCGCCCGCGCCGAAGAGGCCATCGAGGACACCGATGCGGCCAAGTTGGCCGTGGTCCTCGAGGTGCTGCGCGGCTTCCAGGTCGCCGCCAACGCCCGAAAGCTGTATGGCGCCGACGACTTCGAGGCGGCCGAAGCCGAACTGGAGCGTGCCTACGCATGCTGCGAGTACCCGGGCCAAGAGGGCGTGCCCCACGTCAACGAGGCGCACGCTATCGCCCGTGCGCTGCGCGAGGCGCTCGACATGCAGGTCGAGCAGGGATTGGTCCCCCCGCACGTCGCCCCGACCCGGCGCGTGCTCCAGCTCGGCCCCGACGCGCGTTGGTTCGCCATCGACCGCGGCGAGCACGTCGACATCAGCCGCCGCGGCGCGCTGCGCAAGATCTTGGCGGCCCTGGTCGATCGGCGCTTCGATGCGCCCGGCGAGCCGATGTCGGTCGACGACGTCATGGCGGCGGGCTGGCCCGACGAGGTGCTCACCCCGAGCTCGGGCGCGCGCCGCGTCTACTCGACGATCAACCGCATGCGTGATCTCGGCCTCGACGAGGTGCTGCAGACGGTCGACGACGGCTACATGATCGACCCGGCGGTCACCCCCGTACGCTCCAAACATCACGACTGA
- a CDS encoding AAA family ATPase encodes MSTTLDDLAATLVRDPFDTATRRAYADALLAAEQVDDALAQYRLLVRQQGDSAHGHLGVAHCLVAKGELDDAREAYEAASDCHDFQPDEALARRFDDKTERVPAGGPQLRVVDAEDEAPEGQVVSLAGTRPTRFVDIVGMEKIKKTLRLKIVEPFARPGLFARFKKKSGGGVLLYGPPGCGKTMLARAVATECEATFIGVGISDILNMWRGESERNLSLMFERARANRPAVLFFDELDALAYARSKANSDGTRTIVNEFLNQLDGATHDNDQVLVLAATNMPWDVDEAMKRPGRFDRQIFVPPPDKDARAAMFRSKLEEVPTDGLDYAALARASEYASGADIDGIIEAAKDIVLSEIFDTGRERPLRQTDLVEAAHDHEPTTLDWLRTARNLVKYGGVDRSYKEVEKYLKKVKL; translated from the coding sequence ATGTCCACCACGCTCGATGATTTGGCCGCCACGCTCGTGCGCGACCCGTTCGATACCGCCACCCGCCGCGCCTACGCCGACGCACTGCTCGCAGCCGAGCAAGTCGACGACGCGCTCGCGCAATACCGTCTGCTCGTGCGCCAGCAGGGCGACAGCGCCCACGGACACTTGGGCGTCGCGCATTGCCTGGTCGCCAAGGGCGAGCTCGACGATGCGCGCGAGGCCTACGAAGCGGCGAGCGATTGCCACGACTTCCAGCCCGACGAGGCGCTCGCCCGACGCTTCGACGACAAGACCGAGCGCGTGCCCGCCGGCGGCCCGCAGCTGCGCGTGGTCGACGCCGAGGACGAGGCACCCGAAGGCCAAGTCGTCTCGCTCGCAGGAACCCGCCCGACGCGCTTCGTCGACATCGTGGGCATGGAGAAGATCAAAAAGACGCTGCGGCTCAAGATCGTCGAGCCGTTCGCCCGCCCCGGCCTCTTCGCGCGCTTCAAGAAAAAGAGCGGCGGCGGGGTCTTGCTCTACGGTCCTCCCGGCTGCGGAAAGACGATGCTCGCCCGCGCCGTGGCCACCGAATGCGAGGCGACGTTCATCGGCGTCGGCATCAGCGATATCCTGAATATGTGGCGCGGCGAGAGCGAACGAAACCTGTCGCTCATGTTCGAACGGGCGCGAGCCAATCGCCCGGCGGTGCTCTTCTTCGACGAGCTCGACGCCCTGGCCTACGCCCGCTCGAAGGCCAATAGTGACGGCACGCGCACCATCGTCAACGAGTTCCTCAACCAACTCGACGGCGCCACCCACGACAACGACCAAGTGCTGGTCCTCGCGGCCACCAATATGCCGTGGGACGTCGACGAGGCGATGAAGCGACCCGGACGCTTCGACCGCCAGATCTTCGTGCCGCCGCCCGACAAGGACGCGCGCGCCGCGATGTTTCGCTCGAAGCTCGAGGAGGTGCCGACCGACGGGCTCGACTACGCCGCCCTCGCCCGCGCCAGCGAGTACGCCTCGGGCGCCGATATCGACGGCATCATCGAGGCGGCCAAGGATATTGTGCTCTCGGAGATCTTCGACACCGGCCGCGAGCGCCCGTTACGGCAGACCGACCTCGTCGAGGCCGCCCATGACCACGAACCGACCACGCTCGACTGGCTGCGCACGGCGCGCAATCTGGTGAAATACGGGGGGGTGGATCGGTCGTACAAAGAGGTCGAGAAATACCTCAAAAAGGTCAAACTGTAG